One Gossypium raimondii isolate GPD5lz chromosome 3, ASM2569854v1, whole genome shotgun sequence genomic window carries:
- the LOC105795290 gene encoding probable receptor-like protein kinase At1g11050 — translation MKIINSLKFSISSLVFLSTLSLTIAASCPMDLNYVTRVPWNSTVCRDFHPSNSTPKAEISKQNCCVSLLSVFGIGLAENLKETSLFQLPDLPSSVSCLHDFQSKLDLLSLPNDVVSLCFEPAQFVITPDLCAEIQTTKDWVAKLGQSTVLDQGCKADLGDLTACDTCLRAGNEVHSRLMAIDGNRSHGTDCFDFIVLYAAGIVNEFGPESDGTVSCAFSLTLNKKSGSNNKHSALVFGLTGAGVAVFVTISVLGFYFWYEKRFVKRNNGGSGSNFYDLEEQGSRTRLRPNTGSIWFKLHDLEKATDHFSSKNFVGRGGFGFVFKGILPDGTLVAVKRIIESEFQGDEEFCNEVEIISNLKHRNLVPLRGCCMIDDEEIEHYDDGDGEKGSQRYLVYEYMPNGNLDDHLFPSKSGVKPLSWPQRKNIILDVAKGLAYLHYGVKPAIYHRDIKATNILLDADMRARVSDFGLAKQSREGQSHLTTRVAGTHGYLAPEYALYGQLTEKSDVYSFGVVVLEIMCGRKALDLSSSSSPRAFLITDWAWSLVKAGKVEEAFDRSLMDSEDSVNSNPKAIMERFLHVGILCAHVMVALRPTILDALKMLEGDIEVPPIPDRPMSLAHPLCYSDGNAFSISPALSGPQLLKGDMLR, via the coding sequence ATGAAGATCATCAATagtttaaagttttcaatctcgTCCCTTGTTTTCCTATCAACCCTTTCATTAACCATAGCTGCTTCTTGTCCAATGGATCTCAACTATGTAACGAGAGTCCCATGGAACTCAACTGTTTGCCGTGATTTTCACCCTTCAAATTCAACACCCAAAGCTGAAATCTCGAAGCAAAACTGTTGTGTTTCACTGTTATCGGTCTTCGGCATTGGATTAGCCGAAAACCTTAAAGAAACCAGTCTTTTTCAGCTCCCTGATTTGCCCTCTTCCGTTTCATGCCTCCATGATTTCCAGTCCAAGCTCGATTTGCTTTCTCTCCCTAACGACGTCGTTTCCCTTTGTTTCGAGCCGGCCCAGTTCGTGATTACGCCTGATCTTTGTGCCGAGATACAAACGACTAAAGATTGGGTCGCTAAATTAGGTCAATCCACGGTGTTAGACCAAGGTTGCAAAGCTGATCTCGGTGATTTAACGGCGTGTGATACTTGTCTCCGTGCTGGTAACGAGGTTCATTCACGGTTAATGGCTATCGATGGTAATCGCTCACACGGTACCGATTGTTTCGATTTCATTGTTCTTTATGCTGCTGGGATTGTTAATGAATTTGGCCCTGAAAGTGATGGGACTGTTTCTTGTGCTTTTTCTTTaacattgaataaaaaatctGGTTCTAATAACAAGCATTCAGCTCTTGTTTTTGGCTTAACAGGAGCTGGCGTAGCCGTTTTTGTTACTATTAGTGTATTGGGTTTTTACTTTTGGTATGAAAAACGATTTGTGAAGAGAAACAATGGCGGTTCTGGttctaatttttatgatttagaaGAACAAGGTTCTAGAACTAGGTTAAGGCCTAATACTGGTTCAATTTGGTTTAAACTCCATGATCTTGAGAAAGCAACTGATCATTTTTCAAGTAAGAATTTTGTAGGAAGAGGGGGATTTGGATTTGTTTTCAAAGGGATTTTACCAGATGGAACACTGGTAGCTGTTAAAAGGATCATAGAATCTGAATTTCAAGGTGATGAAGAGTTTTGCAATGAAGttgaaattattagtaatttGAAACATAGGAATTTGGTTCCTCTTAGAGGATGTTGTATGATTGATGATGAAGAAATCGAACATTATGACGACGGTGATGGTGAAAAAGGGAGTCAAAGATATCTTGTTTACGAGTATATGCCTAATGGAAACCTCGATGACCATTTGTTTCCGTCGAAATCGGGTGTTAAACCGTTGAGTTGGCCTCAAAGGAAGAATATAATCTTGGATGTGGCAAAAGGGTTGGCTTATTTGCATTATGGAGTTAAGCCTGCTATATATCATAGAGATATTAAAGCTACTAATATATTACTCGATGCCGATATGCGAGCGAGGGTTTCGGATTTCGGGTTAGCAAAACAGAGTAGGGAAGGCCAGTCTCATTTAACGACTAGAGTTGCTGGGACTCATGGATATTTGGCTCCTGAATATGCTTTATATGGTCAGTTGACTGAGAAGAGCGATGTTTATAGTTTCGGTGTCGTTGTTTTGGAGATAATGTGTGGGAGGAAAGCTCTTGATTTGTCTTCGTCGAGTTCGCCGCGTGCATTTTTGATAACGGATTGGGCTTGGTCTTTGGTAAAAGCAGGGAAAGTTGAGGAAGCTTTTGATCGTTCGTTGATGGATAGTGAGGATTCCGTGAACTCGAATCCAAAAGCTATAATGGAGAGGTTTTTGCATGTTGGGATTTTGTGTGCTCATGTAATGGTAGCCTTAAGACCTACCATTTTGGATGCATTGAAAATGTTGGAAGGTGATATTGAAGTTCCCCCAATCCCGGATCGACCAATGTCTCTCGCTCACCCTTTGTGTTACAGTGACGGCAATGCATTTAGCATCTCACCTGCATTAAGTGGACCACAACTACTTAAAGGAGACATGCTCAGATAA
- the LOC105795293 gene encoding putative transferase At1g60990, chloroplastic, whose translation MTTATATATPCVAHLVSHSTARLQHSRAALLLHQNAAFRTKKTTKNNLSSRNTSSTIAAALPFELSPPPIDHDFLDSVTAEGAKVSEEGIIETFENDDEALDAFDNGVVVMDLSHFGRIRASGDDRIQFLHNQTTANFECLSEGQGCETVFVTPTARTIDIAYAWIMKKAVLLMVSPETCGNITEMLNKYIFFADKVEIQDITKQTCLFALSGPKSSEVMANLNLGDLVGQPYGTNRHYNVNGMPITVGVGNIISEEGFSLLTSPAAADSVWKTLLSQGAIPLGSNAWEKLRITQGRPAPGKELTNDFNVLEAGLWNSISLNKGCYKGQETISRLITYDGVKQRLWGIHLSAPAEPGSPITVNGKKVGKLTSYTTGRKECDHFALGYIKRKAASDGDTVIVGEKIIGTVVNVPFLSRQSPPPVKNSGPRLN comes from the exons ATGACGACTGCGACCGCGACGGCGACGCCTTGCGTAGCTCACTTAGTTAGCCATTCCACAGCTCGTCTTCAACACTCCAGAGCcgctcttcttcttcaccaaAACGCGGCGTTTCGGACTAAGAAAACCACCAAGAACAATCTCTCATCGAGAAACACTTCATCTACCATCGCCGCCGCTTTACCTTTCGAACTCTCCCCTCCTCCTATCGATCACGATTTCCTA GATTCAGTTACAGCAGAAGGAGCAAAAGTTTCTGAGGAAGGGATAATAGAAACGTTTGAAAATGACGATGAAGCTTTGGATGCATTCGATAATGGCGTGGTG GTTATGGACCTTTCACATTTTGGAAGGATAAGAG CCAGTGGAGATGATAGGATTCAGTTTCTTCATAATCAAACCACTGCCAATTTTGAATGTCTTAGTGAAGGGCAG GGATGTGAAACCGTTTTCGTTACGCCGACGGCAAGGACGATTGATATTGCTTATGCTTGGATTATG AAGAAAGCAGTTTTATTGATGGTTTCACCAGAGACATGTGGAAACATAACTGAAATGCTCAATAA GTACATATTTTTTGCTGATAAGGTAGAGATTCAAGACATCACCAAGCAAACTTGCTTATTCGCTTTATCTGGTCCCAAGAGCTCTGAA GTGATGGCTAATTTGAATCTGGGTGATCTTGTTGGACAACCATACGGCACAAATCGTCATTATAAT GTGAACGGTATGCCTATAACTGTTGGGGTCGGAAATATCATTTCCGAAGAAGGTTTTTCATTGTTGACATCACCAGCGGCAGCCGATTCCGTCTGGAAAACTCTTCTATCTCAAGGTGCTATTCCTTTAGGTTCTAATGCCTGGGAAAAGCTAAGGATTACACAAG GTAGACCAGCTCCTGGAAAGGAACTTACCAATGACTTTAATGTTCTGGAGGCTGGTCTTTGGAACTCAATTTCATTGAACAAAG GCTGTTACAAGGGACAAGAGACAATATCAAGACTCATTACATATGATGGAGTTAAACAGAGACTGTGGGGTATTCATTTATCAGCACCTGCAGAACCAGGCAGCCCCATTACAGTTAATGGGAAAAAG GTGGGAAAGCTGACAAGCTATACAACAGGAAGAAAGGAATGTGACCATTTTGCTTTAGGCTACATAAAGAGGAAAGCGGCTTCAGATGGAGACACTGTAATTGTTGGAGAAAAGATTATTGGGACAGTAGTAAATGTTCCTTTTCTTTCTCGGCAATCTCCACCTCCGGTAAAGAACTCCGGCCCTCGACTCAATTGA